A section of the Microbulbifer pacificus genome encodes:
- the cysC gene encoding adenylyl-sulfate kinase codes for MTEVVERKATNVHWHDGEVTRGDRAAMLGHKGVTLWFTGLSGSGKSTVAVAVEKALTARGVLSYRLDGDNIRLGINSNLGFSAEDRQENIRRVGEISKLFADTGVVVLSSFISPYSEDRALVRKVHEEGDLPFMEVFIDCSLEAAEERDPKGLYKKARAGEIRGFTGIDDPYEAPVNPELHLRTDQMTLEEEVDAVIKSLQQRGIIV; via the coding sequence GTGACGGAAGTAGTAGAGCGCAAGGCAACCAATGTTCACTGGCACGACGGAGAGGTAACTCGTGGTGACCGTGCTGCAATGCTGGGTCATAAAGGTGTGACCTTGTGGTTTACCGGCCTCTCCGGCTCTGGCAAAAGCACCGTAGCGGTGGCGGTGGAGAAGGCGCTCACCGCTCGCGGTGTGCTGAGCTATCGCCTGGATGGCGACAATATCCGCCTCGGCATCAATTCCAACCTGGGCTTCTCCGCGGAAGACCGCCAGGAAAATATCCGTCGCGTGGGCGAAATCTCCAAGCTGTTTGCCGATACCGGAGTGGTTGTATTGAGCAGCTTTATCAGCCCGTATTCTGAAGACCGCGCTTTGGTGCGTAAGGTGCACGAAGAGGGTGACCTTCCTTTTATGGAAGTCTTTATTGACTGCTCCCTGGAAGCGGCGGAAGAGCGCGACCCTAAAGGCCTGTACAAGAAAGCCCGCGCCGGTGAAATTCGTGGTTTCACTGGTATCGATGACCCCTATGAAGCGCCGGTAAATCCGGAGCTCCACCTGCGCACCGACCAGATGACGCTGGAAGAGGAAGTGGATGCGGTGATCAAGTCCCTTCAGCAGCGCGGTATCATCGTCTGA
- a CDS encoding ATP-binding protein has product MFLKKLILINWGNIPQLEYDFGPINLFSGGNGSGKTTAADAIQTLMTAAHDTLFTFNPGQDETTQRGRGGKQVRTLASYVLGCDDGSYARLQPTDCYIAGIFHPTEGEDGEPFTAIMGIRAHLDTSAKPAQARQEGLKFFVIPGEQLSMGDFVKEYQDGKHLLPLDRFYSVVGKQFDKVEQYDKKKTYLRRLYGALRGRKDAVPDREATHAARTFANFMAYKPVKSINDFVAQEVLEKRDLGEAIRSVSELMKTIHGMEQEAREIVDRVDSLQRIAESADMYTGQWLQLRVQEYLQAKHQQLRVQKTYLEGKNRQKDTRAELERAGQEIQLSESRARLLNEQLVSIQAQRQGIAALRSKDELDQKVAEANRVLSSLGTPLAAQQQIFAANQAAAGDLLTLLNSTSVSLEIPAFSDGGLLKSLKAVARGDDLPQLQGLLGKDWIDLSAQESLRELVATVETLQNRLVQQMTDAESGQVTLRDLVNDLVSRGEQKTQQLQKALQVQESRIHYLQSNRVHYPAYVDQALAAIREQCPQAEPQVLCDFVEVLDECWQMAVEGYLGGARFSIIVDAKYEAEAISIVRAMPGRNNRARVIQGDKARRDAERLEIPKKSIIELMSFNHKTAEYYLRASYGSVLQVRDADELRVTRRGLTPEGLASGNYSMWRSDIDDSELVFGQGARARALAAQERAMRQLLSEATQVNEQQQQLRKLAQAVRSLTPLKLLESVDAALNAQRQRHNAEQALSNLDLDDGVELERQANELHQKLDAERQQGASLQKLVGKLETNLDSIAKQLNALSAQLDQLDEELSDREAAVQRIVQIAPEFDAEAALQNADEQAARAGDGFDFARDVSEWQGLLQKYSHQLLKAVMDYNSCSSTGDTLSFDPDFAAGHTEGQFKLVCQLVEQVTALRNRLKNNLLVDRHEQLLGLKKSFNTTFVTHLCHAIYQSINDGKRVLDDLNQELEHHRFGADRERFRFDYRWVPEFKDYWNFFKAVIELPNLGEEQSLFDAELSPKHQQVRDRLLNMLLSEDEQLARRELDRISDYRNYRNYEIFKEPEGKEPIALSQYGTGSGGQLETPAYIIRSAAVTSAFRFNDGSSHLKMVLVDEAFSKMDESRSREVIRYLTETLGLQLLFIMPSSKSGPFMDLISNQFVFSKCPSPKPIGELKTRVYVDRKVCNQEKIAALWANHRRTIRQQASLEFLDMLETVET; this is encoded by the coding sequence ATGTTTCTGAAAAAACTCATTCTGATCAATTGGGGCAATATTCCCCAGTTGGAATACGATTTCGGGCCCATCAACCTGTTTTCCGGTGGCAACGGCTCCGGTAAAACCACCGCGGCGGACGCGATCCAGACGTTGATGACCGCGGCCCACGACACCCTATTTACCTTCAACCCGGGACAGGATGAAACCACCCAGCGTGGGCGCGGCGGCAAACAGGTGCGCACCCTGGCGTCCTATGTGCTCGGTTGTGACGACGGCAGCTACGCGCGTCTGCAACCCACGGATTGCTACATCGCCGGTATCTTCCACCCCACCGAGGGCGAAGATGGCGAGCCGTTCACGGCGATCATGGGAATCCGCGCGCATCTGGATACCAGTGCCAAACCCGCACAGGCGCGTCAGGAAGGCCTGAAGTTTTTTGTGATCCCCGGCGAACAGCTGTCGATGGGCGATTTCGTCAAGGAGTACCAGGACGGCAAGCACCTGCTGCCGCTGGATCGCTTTTACAGTGTGGTCGGCAAACAGTTCGACAAGGTCGAGCAGTACGACAAGAAGAAGACCTACCTGCGCCGTCTTTACGGCGCGCTGCGTGGGCGCAAAGATGCGGTGCCGGATCGCGAGGCTACGCATGCCGCGCGCACCTTTGCCAACTTTATGGCCTACAAGCCGGTAAAGAGCATCAACGATTTCGTCGCCCAGGAAGTGCTGGAGAAGCGAGACCTCGGCGAGGCCATCCGCTCCGTCTCCGAACTGATGAAAACCATCCACGGTATGGAGCAGGAGGCGCGGGAGATTGTCGATCGTGTCGACAGCTTGCAGCGCATCGCTGAATCCGCGGACATGTACACCGGGCAGTGGCTGCAGCTGCGGGTGCAGGAATATCTGCAGGCCAAGCACCAGCAGCTGCGGGTACAGAAAACCTATCTCGAGGGCAAAAATCGGCAGAAGGATACCCGTGCGGAACTGGAGCGCGCCGGGCAGGAAATCCAGCTATCGGAAAGTCGCGCTCGCCTGCTCAATGAACAGCTGGTATCGATCCAGGCGCAGCGCCAGGGCATTGCCGCGCTGCGCAGCAAGGATGAGCTCGACCAGAAAGTGGCTGAAGCCAACCGTGTGTTGTCCTCCCTGGGGACGCCGCTGGCCGCCCAGCAACAAATATTTGCGGCCAACCAGGCCGCTGCCGGTGACCTGCTGACGCTTTTAAACAGCACCTCGGTGTCGCTGGAAATCCCCGCGTTCAGCGATGGCGGCTTGCTCAAATCCCTCAAGGCAGTAGCCCGCGGCGACGATCTGCCGCAATTGCAGGGATTGCTCGGTAAGGACTGGATCGATCTCTCCGCACAGGAATCTCTGCGGGAACTGGTGGCGACGGTAGAGACCCTGCAGAATCGCCTGGTTCAGCAAATGACCGATGCCGAATCTGGTCAGGTGACCCTGCGGGATCTGGTGAATGACCTGGTTTCCCGCGGCGAGCAGAAAACCCAGCAGTTGCAAAAGGCGCTGCAGGTGCAGGAATCTCGTATTCATTATCTGCAATCCAACCGCGTGCACTATCCAGCCTATGTGGATCAGGCGCTGGCCGCTATTCGCGAGCAGTGTCCGCAGGCAGAACCGCAGGTGCTGTGCGATTTCGTTGAGGTGCTGGACGAGTGTTGGCAGATGGCGGTGGAGGGCTACCTGGGCGGTGCGCGATTCTCCATCATTGTCGACGCGAAGTATGAGGCTGAAGCCATCAGTATCGTGCGCGCGATGCCGGGCAGGAACAACCGCGCGCGGGTGATTCAGGGGGACAAGGCGCGGCGCGATGCCGAGCGCCTGGAGATCCCGAAAAAATCCATCATCGAGTTGATGTCGTTCAATCACAAAACCGCGGAATACTATCTGCGCGCATCTTACGGTTCCGTATTGCAGGTGCGAGATGCAGATGAACTGCGTGTAACTCGCCGCGGCCTCACGCCGGAAGGACTGGCCAGCGGCAACTACAGCATGTGGCGCAGCGATATCGACGATAGCGAGCTGGTGTTTGGTCAGGGCGCCCGGGCGCGGGCACTGGCCGCCCAGGAGAGGGCCATGCGCCAGCTGCTGAGCGAGGCCACCCAGGTCAATGAGCAGCAGCAACAGCTGCGCAAGCTCGCGCAGGCGGTGCGCAGCCTGACCCCGCTGAAATTACTGGAATCTGTGGATGCTGCGCTGAACGCGCAGCGGCAGCGGCACAATGCAGAGCAGGCACTGTCCAACCTGGATCTCGACGATGGCGTGGAGTTGGAACGGCAGGCCAATGAGTTGCACCAGAAACTGGATGCAGAGCGGCAGCAGGGCGCTAGCCTGCAGAAATTGGTGGGCAAGCTCGAGACCAATCTCGACAGTATCGCCAAGCAGCTGAATGCACTTTCGGCGCAGCTGGACCAGTTGGATGAAGAGCTTTCCGATCGCGAAGCCGCAGTACAGCGTATCGTGCAGATTGCGCCGGAGTTCGATGCCGAAGCCGCATTGCAGAATGCCGATGAGCAGGCCGCGCGGGCCGGGGATGGTTTCGACTTTGCGCGAGACGTGAGCGAGTGGCAGGGACTGTTGCAGAAATACAGCCATCAGCTGCTGAAGGCGGTAATGGACTACAACAGCTGTAGCAGTACTGGTGATACCCTTTCCTTTGATCCGGATTTTGCCGCTGGCCACACCGAGGGTCAGTTCAAGCTGGTGTGCCAGCTGGTGGAGCAGGTCACCGCGCTGCGCAATCGCCTCAAAAACAATCTGCTGGTGGATCGCCACGAGCAATTGCTAGGGTTGAAGAAATCGTTCAACACCACATTCGTAACACACCTTTGCCACGCGATTTACCAGTCGATCAACGACGGCAAACGGGTGCTGGATGACCTGAACCAGGAGCTGGAGCATCACCGTTTCGGCGCGGACCGCGAGCGCTTCCGTTTCGATTACCGCTGGGTGCCGGAGTTCAAGGATTACTGGAACTTCTTTAAAGCGGTTATCGAACTGCCGAATCTGGGGGAAGAGCAGAGTCTGTTTGATGCGGAACTGTCACCCAAGCACCAGCAGGTGCGGGATCGCTTGCTGAATATGCTGCTGAGCGAAGACGAGCAGCTCGCCCGTCGGGAGCTGGATCGCATCAGCGATTACCGCAACTACCGCAATTACGAAATTTTCAAGGAACCGGAAGGCAAGGAGCCGATCGCGCTCAGCCAGTATGGCACCGGTTCCGGTGGCCAGCTGGAAACTCCGGCCTACATCATTCGTTCCGCGGCGGTGACCTCCGCTTTCCGCTTCAACGACGGCAGTAGTCACCTGAAGATGGTGCTGGTGGATGAAGCCTTCTCGAAAATGGATGAATCCCGCTCGCGGGAAGTGATCCGCTACCTGACCGAGACCCTGGGGCTACAGCTGTTGTTCATCATGCCCAGCAGCAAGTCCGGCCCGTTTATGGACCTGATTTCCAACCAGTTCGTGTTCAGTAAATGCCCGAGTCCGAAGCCCATCGGCGAGCTTAAAACCCGGGTGTATGTAGATCGCAAGGTGTGCAACCAGGAGAAAATTGCCGCCCTCTGGGCCAATCACCGCCGTACGATTCGTCAGCAGGCGAGCCTGGAGTTTCTGGATATGCTAGAAACGGTGGAAACCTGA
- a CDS encoding class I SAM-dependent methyltransferase has product MHTLLSQVLRDCDQNALWIADENSKTLLVSGIQFAGKLLSNRWDVVRAAEALGISARFNDFELASSGEKYSRIVYPVSKEKAAVHHVINSAVETLLDGGELLLLGEKSSGIKTYAQKAAARLGCVKQLQKHGNDYLSINRLYEANTGAALDDSNYTSLRQPDALGGLWSKPGLFGWNKIDVGSALLASELREFLPTDKNTEVRIVDLGCGYGYLSAQAVALATAPEQLHIRASDNNAAAILTCRENFQALNIHGSVSAGDAGSEIESSSADFLICNPPFHQGFQVEGDLTERFLQQAARILRAGGQALFVVNEFIPVSRKAEGIFQKVEPLSREKGFCVYRLSK; this is encoded by the coding sequence ATGCACACCCTGCTCTCACAAGTACTGCGCGATTGCGACCAAAATGCCCTGTGGATTGCGGACGAAAACAGCAAAACGCTGCTGGTGTCCGGTATCCAGTTTGCCGGCAAACTACTCAGTAATCGCTGGGATGTTGTCCGCGCTGCGGAAGCGCTGGGCATTTCTGCACGCTTCAATGATTTTGAGCTGGCCTCCAGCGGCGAAAAATATTCCCGTATTGTGTATCCCGTTTCCAAAGAAAAGGCCGCAGTGCATCACGTCATCAATTCAGCGGTGGAAACGCTGCTGGATGGCGGAGAGCTGCTACTTCTGGGCGAAAAATCCAGCGGCATAAAGACCTATGCGCAAAAGGCCGCTGCGAGACTGGGCTGTGTCAAACAACTGCAGAAGCATGGCAACGACTACCTTAGTATTAACCGCCTTTACGAAGCCAACACTGGCGCGGCACTGGATGACAGTAATTACACCAGCCTTCGCCAGCCGGATGCGCTGGGCGGGCTCTGGTCGAAGCCCGGGCTGTTTGGCTGGAACAAAATAGATGTCGGCAGTGCACTGCTCGCCAGCGAGCTCCGCGAATTCCTGCCAACGGATAAAAACACTGAAGTGCGTATCGTCGATCTCGGCTGCGGCTACGGTTATCTCAGTGCCCAGGCGGTAGCCCTGGCGACCGCACCAGAACAGCTGCACATTCGCGCTTCAGACAACAATGCGGCCGCGATTCTCACCTGCAGAGAAAATTTCCAGGCACTGAATATTCACGGAAGTGTGAGCGCGGGCGATGCAGGCAGTGAAATCGAATCGAGCTCTGCCGATTTTCTGATCTGCAATCCACCGTTCCATCAGGGGTTCCAGGTAGAAGGCGATCTTACCGAGCGCTTTCTGCAGCAGGCGGCACGCATATTAAGGGCCGGAGGGCAGGCCCTCTTTGTAGTCAATGAATTTATCCCCGTCAGCAGGAAAGCCGAAGGCATCTTCCAGAAAGTGGAACCGCTGAGCAGAGAAAAAGGATTCTGTGTTTACCGGCTGAGCAAATAG
- a CDS encoding DUF3012 domain-containing protein → MKNILTILAAAIAVLTLTACEPKRGSDAWCKKMDETPKGDWSFKDAGDYTKFCVLKQKPEDN, encoded by the coding sequence ATGAAAAACATCCTGACCATCCTCGCTGCCGCTATCGCCGTCCTTACTCTCACCGCCTGCGAACCCAAACGTGGTTCCGATGCCTGGTGCAAAAAAATGGACGAAACCCCCAAGGGTGACTGGAGCTTCAAAGACGCCGGTGACTACACCAAATTCTGCGTGCTGAAACAGAAGCCGGAAGACAACTAA
- a CDS encoding Wadjet anti-phage system protein JetA family protein, which produces MFFADSYQHFFRPLTGKYREQVVECLRLLYERLYTAKADYGESLNREQILEIFAEALTRAPQLDSESDGDAGTEPEGRFRNLREQAVWVLNSLVEFGWLEKLVDTTTLSVSFPFSRRGRLFTQPLVELNSTRVRTRHRNTRNTLNALEAFNSRGEVYDLIDAWEYSERIVADFTDMIAELEERKRELVREVEAQILVQQATEEFFSFMESRFQPDLAIRLSADSVEKHRDSIGRVIGQIRRKENSSKAEWERRLRQQLPELYSEGQSVLWLMLDTIEDRMRRACEVKLPALRHALQGFTKRAEIIIRQLSYLQSHTEGAFTDLCQDLGKASNRDALLTQLGDQLASFQLRLFDPKQTQLWQRNCRAPVNTLVEDEAPISDDSQREIVLQQLLDQAFNFNGSDLRNYLKSALGSGQQVRSRDLPLNSARDLLAMSHALEAAAVSQDGSGPFVEVTFTGEVASNDFFEQFDEYTLELKNRD; this is translated from the coding sequence TTGTTTTTTGCAGATTCCTACCAGCATTTTTTTCGTCCACTGACCGGCAAATACCGTGAGCAGGTGGTGGAATGCCTGCGCCTGCTGTACGAGCGCCTGTATACCGCGAAGGCGGATTACGGCGAGTCGCTGAATCGCGAGCAGATTCTGGAAATCTTTGCCGAGGCTTTGACGCGCGCGCCCCAGCTCGACAGTGAGAGCGACGGTGACGCCGGCACAGAGCCGGAAGGGCGCTTTCGCAATCTGCGCGAGCAGGCGGTATGGGTGCTGAACAGCTTGGTGGAGTTTGGCTGGCTGGAAAAGCTGGTGGATACCACCACGCTTTCTGTTTCATTTCCCTTCAGCCGTCGAGGCCGCCTGTTCACCCAGCCGCTGGTGGAGCTGAACAGCACCCGCGTGCGCACCCGTCACCGCAACACCCGCAATACGCTGAATGCTCTGGAGGCCTTCAATAGCCGCGGTGAGGTCTACGACCTGATCGATGCCTGGGAGTACTCCGAGCGTATCGTGGCCGACTTCACCGATATGATCGCAGAGCTGGAAGAGCGCAAGCGGGAACTGGTGCGCGAGGTGGAAGCACAGATACTGGTGCAGCAGGCCACGGAAGAATTCTTTTCATTTATGGAAAGCCGCTTCCAACCGGACCTGGCCATCCGCCTTTCCGCCGACAGTGTGGAAAAGCACCGCGATAGTATCGGCCGTGTCATCGGCCAGATTCGTCGCAAGGAAAACAGCAGCAAGGCCGAGTGGGAGCGCCGTCTGCGTCAGCAGTTGCCGGAACTCTACAGCGAGGGACAATCGGTGCTCTGGCTGATGCTCGACACCATCGAAGATCGCATGCGCCGCGCCTGTGAAGTGAAGTTGCCGGCACTGCGCCACGCCTTGCAGGGTTTCACCAAGCGGGCGGAAATCATTATCCGCCAGCTGAGCTATCTGCAAAGTCATACCGAGGGTGCATTCACCGATCTGTGCCAGGATCTTGGCAAGGCAAGCAACCGCGACGCATTACTGACGCAACTCGGTGATCAGCTGGCGTCTTTCCAGCTGCGTCTGTTCGACCCGAAACAGACGCAGCTCTGGCAGCGCAACTGCAGGGCGCCGGTGAACACCCTGGTGGAAGATGAGGCGCCCATCAGCGACGACAGTCAGCGGGAAATTGTCCTTCAGCAGTTGCTGGACCAGGCGTTCAATTTCAACGGTAGCGATCTGCGCAATTATCTGAAATCCGCGCTGGGAAGCGGGCAGCAAGTCCGCAGTCGCGACCTGCCGCTCAACAGTGCCCGCGACCTGCTCGCCATGAGCCATGCGCTGGAAGCCGCAGCGGTATCCCAGGACGGCAGTGGCCCGTTCGTGGAAGTGACCTTTACCGGAGAAGTGGCGAGTAACGACTTCTTCGAGCAATTTGACGAATACACGCTTGAGTTGAAAAACCGTGATTGA
- a CDS encoding spermidine synthase, translating into MALIWQKQVGTNRYEVRTHGATVRLYSNGVFHSQWNPNDPLKGSLWELLLLPAFFLPQGRVRRVLILGVGGGALIRLLQRFVQPEQIVGVDIDRHHLMVAKKFFGVRDATLVCADARVFVAELAADSNSEPFDLIVDDLFGHCDGVAERAIAADKSWCSQLLKLLAPGGLLVSNFGCRCELLESGWCAPEIRPRLQGAYSADLPGYENCVGVFSPAPLSRSLLTKWAPAQINPSNPSRKLQARLRILR; encoded by the coding sequence ATGGCGCTGATCTGGCAGAAGCAGGTTGGGACGAACCGCTATGAGGTCCGGACCCACGGGGCGACGGTGCGGCTGTACAGTAATGGCGTGTTCCATTCACAGTGGAACCCGAACGATCCGCTCAAGGGGTCGCTGTGGGAGCTGTTGTTGCTGCCCGCCTTTTTTCTGCCGCAGGGCAGGGTGCGGCGAGTGCTGATCCTCGGTGTTGGCGGTGGCGCGCTGATACGGTTACTGCAGCGCTTTGTTCAGCCCGAACAGATAGTCGGGGTGGACATAGATCGCCATCACCTGATGGTTGCGAAAAAGTTCTTCGGGGTCCGTGACGCCACTTTGGTTTGTGCAGATGCGCGGGTATTTGTGGCAGAGCTCGCCGCTGACAGCAACTCGGAACCTTTCGACCTGATCGTGGATGATCTGTTCGGGCACTGTGACGGCGTAGCGGAGCGGGCAATCGCCGCCGACAAGTCCTGGTGTAGCCAGCTGCTAAAACTGCTCGCTCCTGGTGGCCTGCTGGTCAGTAATTTTGGCTGTCGGTGCGAACTGCTGGAGAGCGGCTGGTGCGCACCGGAAATACGTCCGCGCTTGCAGGGTGCCTATAGCGCGGATCTTCCCGGGTATGAAAATTGTGTTGGTGTTTTCAGCCCAGCGCCGCTATCCCGCTCACTACTGACCAAATGGGCGCCCGCCCAAATCAATCCTTCCAATCCCTCCCGCAAGCTGCAGGCACGGCTGCGGATTCTTCGCTGA
- a CDS encoding GAF domain-containing protein — MTVTAFYQSLCEQLSGLLSDERDWLANTANASALLFLELPDINWAGFYFLHDDELRLGPFQGKPACTRIPVGAGVCGTAVKTSQSQLVEDVHQFPGHIACDAVSASEVVVPLYNGDRCIGVLDIDSPQVARFTEQDLAGIEAFAQTLLKHSDLPAG, encoded by the coding sequence ATGACGGTAACCGCGTTTTACCAATCCCTGTGTGAACAGCTGTCTGGCTTGCTGTCCGATGAACGCGACTGGCTGGCGAATACGGCCAATGCCAGCGCTCTGCTGTTTCTGGAACTTCCGGATATCAACTGGGCAGGGTTTTATTTCCTTCACGACGATGAGCTGCGCCTGGGGCCATTCCAGGGCAAGCCGGCTTGCACCCGTATTCCGGTGGGTGCGGGGGTTTGTGGCACTGCGGTGAAAACCAGTCAGTCCCAATTGGTGGAAGATGTCCATCAGTTCCCCGGACATATTGCCTGTGATGCGGTTTCGGCGTCCGAGGTTGTGGTGCCGCTTTACAATGGTGATCGCTGTATCGGCGTACTGGATATCGACAGCCCGCAGGTGGCGAGATTTACCGAGCAGGATCTCGCAGGTATCGAGGCGTTTGCGCAAACTCTGCTGAAACATTCCGACCTGCCGGCTGGGTAA
- a CDS encoding DUF4194 domain-containing protein → MIEQALEEALTQCRLTRNEFSELLVRLLDYGVICRDESNVETVLYDRFQRCEPLIREWIAPLGLRLQHDSRFQFIRVYPPGAEVPGMPDQEEPHHGGFRARLTQQEVAAILVLRVEYDKSLREGQVDDQGCVALTLEALELGMRNLLKMSLPDKHVERKQLLKKLRQLRLIQFQGEDTDVVVDILLRVRPTIAQFVSESALEQLLSEPEKAEADSERLTPVSEDHSLFAETEH, encoded by the coding sequence GTGATTGAACAGGCTTTGGAAGAGGCGCTGACCCAGTGTCGGCTGACCCGCAACGAATTTTCCGAACTGTTGGTGCGCCTGCTGGATTACGGTGTGATCTGCCGCGATGAAAGCAATGTGGAGACGGTGCTCTACGATCGTTTCCAGCGCTGCGAACCGTTGATTCGCGAGTGGATCGCTCCGCTTGGTCTGCGGTTGCAGCACGACAGTCGTTTCCAGTTTATTCGCGTGTATCCGCCCGGCGCCGAAGTGCCTGGGATGCCGGATCAGGAAGAGCCCCACCACGGCGGCTTCCGCGCGCGCCTGACTCAGCAGGAAGTGGCCGCGATTCTGGTGCTGCGGGTGGAGTACGACAAATCTCTGCGCGAAGGACAAGTGGATGACCAGGGCTGTGTGGCCCTGACACTGGAGGCGCTGGAACTCGGCATGCGCAATCTGCTGAAAATGTCGCTGCCGGACAAGCATGTGGAACGCAAGCAGTTGCTGAAAAAGCTGCGACAGCTGCGCCTGATCCAGTTCCAGGGTGAAGACACTGATGTTGTGGTGGACATCCTGTTGCGGGTGCGCCCCACCATCGCCCAGTTCGTATCCGAATCTGCGCTTGAGCAATTGCTCAGCGAGCCCGAAAAGGCCGAAGCGGATAGCGAGCGGCTTACACCGGTCAGTGAAGACCACAGCCTGTTTGCTGAAACCGAACACTAA
- the rsuA gene encoding 16S rRNA pseudouridine(516) synthase RsuA: MADGKTLRLDKAISQVTDLSRAEVKRAAKQQRITVNGMTVTDPSVKIQDTDELCLDGDLLTEAGPRYIMLNKPLGYVCATKDGEHPTVLDLLDEPNKHKLHIAGRLDIDTTGLVLITDDGQWSHRITSPRHHCAKTYYAHLADPIDESAIDKFAKGIWLNNEKKRTKPAELEILYRNEVRITISEGRYHQVKRMFGALGNRVLELHRERIGDIVLDEELTEGEYRLLSAEEVASVGGPELHGTDTHESDAD; encoded by the coding sequence TTGGCTGACGGTAAAACCCTGCGCCTCGACAAGGCCATCAGCCAGGTCACCGACCTGTCGCGGGCGGAAGTCAAGCGGGCGGCAAAGCAGCAGCGGATCACCGTCAATGGCATGACGGTGACCGACCCCTCGGTCAAAATCCAGGATACCGATGAGCTCTGCCTGGACGGCGATCTGCTCACGGAAGCGGGCCCGCGCTACATCATGCTGAATAAGCCGTTGGGCTATGTCTGCGCAACCAAAGATGGCGAGCACCCCACGGTGCTCGACCTGCTGGATGAACCCAACAAGCACAAACTGCATATTGCCGGCCGCCTGGATATAGACACCACCGGTCTGGTGTTGATTACCGACGACGGTCAATGGTCACACCGTATCACATCCCCCCGCCATCACTGCGCCAAGACCTACTACGCACACCTGGCCGACCCCATTGATGAAAGCGCAATCGACAAGTTCGCCAAAGGTATCTGGCTGAACAACGAAAAGAAGCGCACCAAGCCCGCAGAGCTGGAAATTCTCTACCGCAATGAGGTGCGCATCACCATCAGCGAGGGACGCTACCATCAGGTCAAACGGATGTTTGGCGCGCTCGGCAATCGCGTGCTGGAGCTACACCGCGAGCGCATCGGTGACATAGTACTGGACGAAGAGCTCACCGAAGGGGAATACAGGCTGCTCAGTGCCGAGGAAGTCGCCAGCGTCGGCGGGCCGGAACTGCACGGCACCGACACTCATGAATCCGATGCGGATTGA
- the folD gene encoding bifunctional methylenetetrahydrofolate dehydrogenase/methenyltetrahydrofolate cyclohydrolase FolD, with amino-acid sequence MSALVLDGKALAQKTEQELSTRVAALKEKSGGQTPILATILVGDDPASATYVKMKGNACHRIGMDSLQVELPSSTTTEELLAKIEELNGNPNVHGILLQHPVPEQIDERACFDAIALEKDVDGVTCLGFGRMAMGEEAYGCATPKGIMRLLEAYNIEFEGKHAVVVGRSPILGKPMAAMLLNANATVTICHSRTKDLADHIRRADIIVGAVGRPEFIKAGWIKDGAVVVDAGYHPGGVGDIELGPLVDRVAAYTPVPGGVGPMTINTLIYQSVDSGEKKIG; translated from the coding sequence ATGTCTGCACTGGTTCTGGACGGCAAGGCTCTTGCCCAGAAAACCGAACAAGAACTCTCCACGCGTGTTGCCGCACTGAAAGAAAAAAGCGGCGGCCAGACTCCGATCCTCGCCACCATTTTGGTGGGCGACGATCCGGCTTCGGCTACCTATGTAAAGATGAAGGGCAATGCCTGTCACCGCATCGGCATGGATTCCCTGCAGGTAGAGCTGCCCTCCTCCACTACTACCGAGGAGCTGCTGGCGAAAATCGAAGAGCTGAATGGCAACCCGAACGTGCACGGCATCCTGTTACAGCATCCGGTGCCGGAGCAGATTGATGAACGCGCGTGCTTTGACGCGATTGCACTGGAAAAGGATGTCGACGGTGTGACCTGTCTCGGCTTCGGCCGCATGGCGATGGGCGAAGAAGCCTACGGTTGCGCGACCCCCAAAGGCATCATGCGCCTGCTGGAAGCCTACAACATCGAATTTGAAGGCAAGCACGCCGTGGTTGTCGGCCGCAGCCCGATTCTCGGCAAGCCCATGGCAGCAATGCTATTGAACGCCAACGCTACCGTCACTATCTGCCACTCCCGCACCAAAGATCTCGCAGACCACATTCGCCGTGCCGATATCATTGTTGGCGCCGTTGGTCGCCCGGAATTTATCAAGGCCGGGTGGATCAAGGACGGCGCCGTGGTTGTGGATGCCGGCTACCACCCCGGCGGTGTCGGAGATATCGAACTCGGCCCGCTGGTGGATCGCGTTGCGGCCTACACTCCGGTACCGGGTGGCGTTGGCCCAATGACCATCAACACCCTTATCTATCAGTCCGTTGATTCCGGCGAGAAGAAGATTGGCTGA